GCGCCTGCTGCTCGTCATCGACGGTGAGCACCCCGAAGCCGACCGGCTTTCCGGTCTCGATGGCGACTCGGGTGAGACCGTCGGTGGCCGCCGCGGAGACGTACTCGAAGTGCGGTGTGCCGCCGCGGATGATCACGCCGAGGGCGACGACCGCGTCCGCGCCGTTCTCAAGCGCGGCCTTCGCGACCACGGGCAGCTCAAAGCTGCCTGCGGTGCGCACCTCGGTGATCTCGACGTTCGCCGCCTGCAGCGCGCGGCGGGCGCCGCCGATGAGACCGTTCATGATCTCGGTGTGCCAGAGGCTTGCGACGACGGTGACCTTGAGGCCGGTGCCGTCGGAGGAAATGGTGGGGGCGCCGTGGCCGCTCATAGTGTGTGTCCGTTCTTCTCGCTGAGGTGAGCGTTCATGATCGTGTCGTCGGGGAGTTGATGACCCATCCGGTCGCGCTTGGCGGCCAGGTACCCCTGGTTGCGGTCGTCGAGGCCGACCATCAGTGGCACCCGCTCGGAGACCTGAATGCCCCGTTCCTCGAGCTGGCGCACCTTCTCGGGATTGTTGGTGAGCAGCTTGATCGACTTCAGGCCGTTGTCATGCAGCATGGCGACCGCGGCGGTGTAGTCACGGGAGTCCGCCGGCAGCCCGAGCGCGAGGTTCGCGTCGAGGGTGTCCAGCCCGTCCTCCTGCAGGCGGTAGGCACGGAGCTTGTTGATCAGGCCGATCCCGCGGCCCTCGTGGCCGCGCAGGTAGATCACCGCGCCGCCCTGGCTCTTCACCGTCTCCAGCGCGGCATCCAGCTGCGGACCGCACTCGCACTTCAGCGAGCCGAACGCCTCGCCGGTCAGGCACTCGGAGTGAACCCGCACCAGAGCGTCGTCCTTCAGCTCACCCGAGATGAACATGACGTGGTCGGCGCCGGTCTGTCGGTCGCGGTAAGCACGCACCCGGAAGTCGCCGTGCATGGTCGGCACCGTGGTTTCCACCTCGAAGTCGATTCGCAGCGACTCCGGGATCGAGTCCACGTTCTCGGTGCGCGGATCAGGGGAGGTCTCCAGGTACTCGATGAGTGCGCCGATAGTGACCACCGGGACGTCCTCGCGCTCGCCGAGAGCGATCAGGCCCGGCAGGCGCATCATTTCGCCGTCGTCGGCGACGATCTCGCTGATCGCGGCGACCGGGGTCAGGCCGGCGAGCTTCATCAGGTCTACGGATGCCTCGGTGTGCCCGTCGCGCTCGCGGACGCCGCCGTCCACGGCGCGCAGCGGCACGATGTGGCCCGGGCGGGACAGGCTGGCCGGAGTCGACTCCGGGTCGGCGAGCACGCGGAGGGTGTGCGCGCGGTCGGAGGCGCTGATGCCGGTCGACAGCCGGTTGGCCGCGTCGACGGTGATCGTGTACGCGGTCCCGCGCGGGTCCTCGTTGATGCTGACCATCGGCGGCAGCTGCAGCCGGTCGGCGATCTCGTTGGTCATCGGGGCGCAGATGAAGCCGGAGCTGACCCGCACCATCCAGGCCATCCACTCGCGGCTGGCGAGCTCCGCGGCGATTACGACGTCGCCCTCGTTCTCACGGCTTTCGTCGTCGACGACGATGACCGGGCGGCCGGCGCGCAGCGCGTTCAGGGCGGTGGGGATGTCGGTGAGGCTCATGCGTCACTCCGTTCGTTCTTTTCGCTGGTCGAGCTCGTCGCGACC
The Diaminobutyricimonas sp. LJ205 genome window above contains:
- the ribH gene encoding 6,7-dimethyl-8-ribityllumazine synthase, whose translation is MSGHGAPTISSDGTGLKVTVVASLWHTEIMNGLIGGARRALQAANVEITEVRTAGSFELPVVAKAALENGADAVVALGVIIRGGTPHFEYVSAAATDGLTRVAIETGKPVGFGVLTVDDEQQALDRAGLPGSKEDKGVEAAEAAVATALVLKQLKS
- the ribB gene encoding 3,4-dihydroxy-2-butanone-4-phosphate synthase codes for the protein MSLTDIPTALNALRAGRPVIVVDDESRENEGDVVIAAELASREWMAWMVRVSSGFICAPMTNEIADRLQLPPMVSINEDPRGTAYTITVDAANRLSTGISASDRAHTLRVLADPESTPASLSRPGHIVPLRAVDGGVRERDGHTEASVDLMKLAGLTPVAAISEIVADDGEMMRLPGLIALGEREDVPVVTIGALIEYLETSPDPRTENVDSIPESLRIDFEVETTVPTMHGDFRVRAYRDRQTGADHVMFISGELKDDALVRVHSECLTGEAFGSLKCECGPQLDAALETVKSQGGAVIYLRGHEGRGIGLINKLRAYRLQEDGLDTLDANLALGLPADSRDYTAAVAMLHDNGLKSIKLLTNNPEKVRQLEERGIQVSERVPLMVGLDDRNQGYLAAKRDRMGHQLPDDTIMNAHLSEKNGHTL